TGGAGGGGATATCGACCAGACACCGACGGAGCAAGAACCTCAGGCGGGGACATTGCCTCCGGTAGAGACAGGGAAAGCCAATACAAATTACAAGCCCGCGTTTGAAGGGCAAACCCGGATTGCAGGGGTGAAAACAACCACTCCCTACGAAGCTAAGGTTATTGCAAGCGGATTGGCGAGCCCCTGGGCTGTTACTGCCCTTCCTGACGGGAGGTTAGCCATCACTGAAAAAGGAGGCACAATGCGCATAGCCACCACTGAGGGTACAGTCAGCCCCCCCATCTCCGGATTTCCTGCCGTTGACGACAGGGGCCAGGGAGGGTTGCTCGACGTAGCTCCGGCTCCCGATTTTGAGGCCAGCAGGATGCTTTACTTCACCCTTGCCGAAAAGACAACGCAAGGATCGCTTACAGCAGTGGGTAAGGGCAAGCTCTCTGCTGACGAAACAACCATCGAGAATTTTCAGATCATTTTCAGGGCCGTTCCATACTTCGACAATAGCATGCACTTCGGAAGCCGCATCGTTTTTGACAAGCGTGGAAATATTTTCGTTTCCACCGGTGAACGATCGGATTTGAGAACAAGGCCCAATGCACAATTACTCAATACCGGACACGGGAAAGTAATTCATATCACCACCGAAGGGAAACCGGTTGCCGGTAATCCGTTTATCAATACAGAAGGTGCATTGCCCGAGATTTACTCCTATGGGCATCGAAATCCACAAGGACTCGACATCCATCCGCTTACCCAGGAACTCTGGTTATCGGAAATGGGGCCGCGAGGCGGTGATGAAATCAACCTGGTCAAACCCGGCAAAAATTACGGATGGCCAACCATCACGTATGGAATTGAATACAGCGGTGCTGCCATCAGTGGTGGAGCTACGCAAAAAGAAGGACTGGAACAGCCGGTATATTATTGGGATCCTGTCCTCTCTCCCAGCGGAATGGCATTCTATTCTTCCAGTGCAATTCCAGAATGGCAGAACAACCTGTTTATAGGTGGGTTGAACAGCAAACACATAGCCCGAATAGTCCTGAAAGACAATAAAGTTATCGGTGAAGAAAGACTGCTCGCCGGCGAAAATCAACGATTTCGAGATGTCGGCGATGGAAAGGATGGAGCAATTTATGCCGTTACCGATGAAGGCCGGCTGTACCGGATTGCGAAGAAATGAAATAACCCGGAACAGCGGGCAATAAACCAGACAGATTACTGATTTGCAGAATTATAATTAATCATCCAGTAGACTCCAAATTTATCTTTCAAGCTTCCGAAATAATCACCCCAAAACTGGTCAGCCATAGGCATTTCCACTTCACCGCCTTCCGACAAAGCTCCGAATAAACGGTCAGCCTCTTCCCTGCTTTCGGGAAAGAGGCTGATATAGTTATTATTCCCCTGAACAAACGGTTGCCCCGGAAACACATCAGAACCCATTAAAAGATCATTTCTGACAGGAAGTGCTACGTGCATAATCCTGTTTTTGGCTTCTTCAGGTATTTCCATGCCTGGGATGTCTTTCATTTTGTGAACATCTCCCAGAAATTCACCGCCAAAAACAACTTTATAAAAACGAAATGCTTCTTCGCAAGTACCGTCAAAATTGAGGTAAGGATTTAATTTAGCCATAATTTTTTTGATTTTTAAATTGTTACAAACTTGTGATGTAATGGATCATTACTACTCACCACGCAATTCCGTAATCCTCGCCGTGGTTACTGCTTCCACCGCGCATAGTCCCGTTCTTCCGGTCGAAATAAATGGCATTCACTGGTCCGCTTGTCCGATCAGAAAACTGCAGCATATATCCCATTGCCGTTAACTCCTGACGGGTCGGACCGGGCGTTTGTGTGTTGAGTAAAATCTGCCCTGCCCTGGGACTACGATCTTCAGTTCTTGTGCCGCCCAGCGACAACCACAACTGGTTGGAGTTGATATTTGCGGCTTCAGCCGCCTGCTGCGTATTCATTCCAAACTCCACTATATTCAGGAAGAACTGCAACAGGTTTTGTTCTTGTGTATCTCCACCCTGTACGGCAAAAGCCAGAAACGGCTTTCCCTCCTTCAACGCCAGGCTGGGTGTAAGCGTAACCCTCGGACGTTTTCCAGGTGCCACCACGTTGAATGGGTTAAGCGATTCGTCGAGAACGAAACTCTGCATCCGCTGGCTCAACCCTATTCCTGTGCTTCCGGCAATGCAGGCAGGAATCCATCCACCGGAAGGTGTGACCGAGACCACCCATCCTTCAGCGTCGGCAGCTACTATTGAGGTTGTTCCCCGATGTAACCTGTCCTGATAAAGGGAGTCCATCTCTGAGAGCGAAACGACATCGTGCTTGGGAACAAAATCCCTGTCTTCTACCGGGTCCCGGTCAAATCCGCGTTCCTTCAGAATCTTTATAAATGGATTTTTCTTTCCTTCGAACGGATACGGGTCCCCGGGCCCAACCGACGGGTTATTTTTATCATGCCACATTTCGGACGCCCGCTTTCTGGAATATTCCTTGCTCAATAATCCTTTGATGGGAATATCGGGATGAACATAGGGATCACCGTAATAGAAATCACGATCCGCAAAAGCCATGTTCATGGCCTGATAAACCGTGTGAATATACTTCGGGCTGTTATACCCCATTTGCCTTAAATCGAAGTTTTCCAGGATGTTCAGGCTTTGCAGCATTGCCGCTCCTTGCGTCCACGACTGCAGCTTGAACACATCTATTCCCTTGTAATTCGTGTGTAGGGGTTCTTCTTCAACAGGCTTCCAGCGGGCCAGGTCTTCCATCGTAAACAGCCCTCCCTGTTCTCGTACGCTCCGAACAATCTCCGCTGCAATATCTCCTTTGTAGAACCTGTCGTAAGCGGCCATTATGGCCTCCTTCCGGCTTATACCTTCTTTCAGGGCCTGTTGCTCTGCGTCAACAAGTTTTTGCAAGGTCTCCGCCAAATTCTCCTGAACAAAAATCTCCCCCGACACCGGCGTTTCTTTTTCTTCACTCGGTCTGGTGATAAAAACCTTTTTGCTGTATTTCCACTGTGACAATCGTTCTTTGTCCCTCGAGACGCTGGTTTCGAAAGGGACATCAACCGGGAATCCTTTCGCCAGCTCAATAGAAGGAGCCAAAACATCCTTCAGGCTCATCGTACCGTAGTTGGCAAGCATATAACACAAACCGCCTGCCGTACCGGGTGTGACGGCAGCCAACGGGCCGTATTCGGGAGGGAAATCACACCCCTGATCTTTGAAGAAACCGGCGGTAGCTCCCGTAGGTGCAACGCCAAGGGCATTTATAGCGATCACCTTTTCCGTTTTTGGATTGTAGATCAAGGCTTGCGTCTCGCCACCCCAGCTTAGCACATCCCACAACGTGCAGGTAGCTCCCAACATAGCACAGGCGGCATCCACCGCATTACCACCCTGCTGAAAGATCATGGCTCCTGCCGAGGCTCCCAGGCTTTTTCCGGTGATGGCCATCCAGTGTTTCCCGTGTAATTCCGGCTTCTGGGTACGCTGCGCAGAAATGGCCATCGTTACCAAGAGAGAAAAAA
This portion of the Petrimonas sulfuriphila genome encodes:
- a CDS encoding PQQ-dependent sugar dehydrogenase yields the protein MKHFKFAAIISLAWFFASASCVEQKDSDGGDIDQTPTEQEPQAGTLPPVETGKANTNYKPAFEGQTRIAGVKTTTPYEAKVIASGLASPWAVTALPDGRLAITEKGGTMRIATTEGTVSPPISGFPAVDDRGQGGLLDVAPAPDFEASRMLYFTLAEKTTQGSLTAVGKGKLSADETTIENFQIIFRAVPYFDNSMHFGSRIVFDKRGNIFVSTGERSDLRTRPNAQLLNTGHGKVIHITTEGKPVAGNPFINTEGALPEIYSYGHRNPQGLDIHPLTQELWLSEMGPRGGDEINLVKPGKNYGWPTITYGIEYSGAAISGGATQKEGLEQPVYYWDPVLSPSGMAFYSSSAIPEWQNNLFIGGLNSKHIARIVLKDNKVIGEERLLAGENQRFRDVGDGKDGAIYAVTDEGRLYRIAKK
- a CDS encoding VOC family protein, with product MAKLNPYLNFDGTCEEAFRFYKVVFGGEFLGDVHKMKDIPGMEIPEEAKNRIMHVALPVRNDLLMGSDVFPGQPFVQGNNNYISLFPESREEADRLFGALSEGGEVEMPMADQFWGDYFGSLKDKFGVYWMINYNSANQ
- a CDS encoding gamma-glutamyltransferase, translating into MAITGKSLGASAGAMIFQQGGNAVDAACAMLGATCTLWDVLSWGGETQALIYNPKTEKVIAINALGVAPTGATAGFFKDQGCDFPPEYGPLAAVTPGTAGGLCYMLANYGTMSLKDVLAPSIELAKGFPVDVPFETSVSRDKERLSQWKYSKKVFITRPSEEKETPVSGEIFVQENLAETLQKLVDAEQQALKEGISRKEAIMAAYDRFYKGDIAAEIVRSVREQGGLFTMEDLARWKPVEEEPLHTNYKGIDVFKLQSWTQGAAMLQSLNILENFDLRQMGYNSPKYIHTVYQAMNMAFADRDFYYGDPYVHPDIPIKGLLSKEYSRKRASEMWHDKNNPSVGPGDPYPFEGKKNPFIKILKERGFDRDPVEDRDFVPKHDVVSLSEMDSLYQDRLHRGTTSIVAADAEGWVVSVTPSGGWIPACIAGSTGIGLSQRMQSFVLDESLNPFNVVAPGKRPRVTLTPSLALKEGKPFLAFAVQGGDTQEQNLLQFFLNIVEFGMNTQQAAEAANINSNQLWLSLGGTRTEDRSPRAGQILLNTQTPGPTRQELTAMGYMLQFSDRTSGPVNAIYFDRKNGTMRGGSSNHGEDYGIAW